A portion of the Edaphobacter lichenicola genome contains these proteins:
- a CDS encoding flagellar hook-basal body protein gives MDSGTYAAYTGLLSRTQALDTAANNLANAGTAGFRAQRDYFSGVLVGGVDQDPETASQVGSSVNGFGVLGGNRLDLGQGELKTTGNPLDLALEGQGFFAIQTANGVRYTRDGSFARSATGVLQTSQGEPVLDGNMKPINIPTGTINVSPDGSVSVATVDGNAVVGKVGVFDFADQSVLTAEGTNRFSANGAKPIPSNASVEQGSVEGANEDAVHGTMQLVLVQRQAEMMQKALSVFNNDFDKTASEDLPRV, from the coding sequence ATGGATAGCGGAACCTACGCAGCATACACCGGACTGCTCTCGCGCACTCAAGCGCTCGATACAGCCGCCAACAATCTTGCCAATGCAGGAACAGCTGGGTTCCGCGCGCAGCGTGACTACTTCAGCGGCGTCCTCGTCGGCGGGGTCGATCAGGACCCCGAGACCGCCTCTCAGGTCGGCTCGTCCGTTAATGGCTTCGGCGTATTGGGCGGAAACAGGCTAGATCTTGGCCAAGGTGAGTTGAAGACGACTGGAAATCCGCTCGACCTTGCGCTTGAGGGCCAGGGATTCTTCGCCATTCAAACGGCAAACGGCGTTCGTTACACCCGCGATGGCTCCTTCGCGCGATCGGCAACGGGAGTCCTCCAGACCAGCCAGGGCGAGCCGGTGCTGGACGGAAACATGAAGCCGATCAATATTCCCACTGGCACCATCAACGTCTCGCCCGATGGGAGTGTCTCTGTCGCGACGGTCGATGGCAACGCAGTCGTGGGAAAAGTCGGTGTCTTTGACTTTGCCGATCAGTCTGTCCTGACGGCAGAGGGGACGAATCGTTTTTCCGCAAATGGTGCGAAGCCGATTCCATCCAACGCCTCGGTGGAACAGGGCTCGGTCGAAGGAGCCAACGAAGATGCTGTTCACGGAACGATGCAGCTGGTCCTGGTGCAGCGACAGGCAGAGATGATGCAAAAGGCACTCAGCGTCTTCAACAACGACTTTGACAAGACCGCGTCGGAGGATCTGCCTCGCGTGTGA
- a CDS encoding response regulator, whose protein sequence is MRALIIDDSAVMRKVIERALGQAGLDLSEVLQASNGEEALQTLRDNPGGANALGLILSDINMPVMDGLQFLEARKQQNLAPGVPVVMITTEGNETFVMRAIAAGAQGYICKPFTAEQVKARVLPLLRAAV, encoded by the coding sequence TTGCGAGCTTTAATTATTGATGATTCGGCTGTGATGAGGAAGGTGATCGAACGGGCGCTGGGACAGGCTGGCCTTGACCTGAGTGAGGTGTTGCAAGCCTCTAATGGAGAGGAGGCGCTCCAGACTCTTCGGGACAATCCGGGTGGTGCCAATGCGTTGGGGTTGATTCTGAGTGATATCAATATGCCGGTGATGGATGGGCTGCAGTTTCTCGAAGCGAGGAAGCAGCAGAATCTGGCGCCAGGCGTGCCCGTCGTCATGATTACGACGGAAGGCAATGAGACGTTTGTGATGCGGGCCATTGCGGCAGGCGCGCAGGGCTATATCTGCAAGCCGTTCACCGCGGAGCAGGTGAAGGCGCGCGTGCTTCCGCTGCTGAGAGCCGCCGTATAG
- a CDS encoding chemotaxis protein CheX, which produces MANVQDEAVTRLDSAVSEVFETMLARSCDPLDGEVDTVEGRIVARIQFTGAVDGECLLYASQATASVTAEALLGTPSEPHDPMVADAIGELCNMIAGGWKSKLASPDSNCTISTPAVTRDGFEGYQARFTTRFSRNYSFQGNVFGVVLAF; this is translated from the coding sequence GTGGCAAATGTGCAAGATGAGGCAGTGACTCGGCTCGACTCGGCAGTCTCAGAGGTCTTCGAGACGATGCTGGCGCGAAGCTGCGACCCTTTGGATGGTGAGGTCGACACGGTGGAAGGACGAATCGTGGCGAGGATTCAATTTACAGGCGCCGTCGACGGCGAGTGTCTTCTCTACGCAAGCCAGGCAACGGCGTCGGTGACGGCCGAGGCTTTGCTTGGAACTCCATCGGAGCCGCACGATCCAATGGTGGCGGACGCGATCGGTGAGCTCTGCAACATGATCGCCGGCGGCTGGAAGAGCAAACTCGCGTCTCCGGACTCGAACTGCACCATCTCCACTCCGGCAGTGACCCGCGATGGATTTGAAGGATATCAAGCCAGGTTCACAACCCGGTTCAGCCGTAACTATTCGTTTCAGGGAAATGTCTTTGGCGTCGTACTCGCCTTCTAA
- a CDS encoding GyrI-like domain-containing protein has translation MTESQTRGDTTNPERLEAPRFEDGDTKLIAGLRGHYTSETMKDIPALWQRFAPHIGKIPGQVGGVAYGVCFPLSDGFDYLAGVEVLSASGLPDDLTVVTMPVQRYAVFTHQGHISKLQDTCDAIEREWLPRSQYAFVHGLPGTPGFFERYGESFDPKVGAGDVEVWVPIK, from the coding sequence ATGACGGAGAGCCAAACGCGCGGGGATACAACGAATCCGGAGAGGCTTGAAGCGCCGAGATTCGAAGATGGAGATACGAAACTCATCGCAGGGTTGCGCGGTCACTACACAAGCGAGACGATGAAAGACATTCCGGCTCTGTGGCAGCGCTTTGCGCCGCACATTGGCAAGATCCCAGGGCAGGTTGGTGGCGTAGCGTACGGTGTGTGTTTTCCTCTGTCGGACGGATTTGATTATCTCGCGGGAGTTGAAGTGCTCAGTGCTTCGGGACTACCGGATGACCTCACCGTGGTGACGATGCCAGTCCAGCGATATGCGGTCTTCACGCATCAGGGCCACATCTCGAAGCTTCAGGACACATGCGATGCGATCGAGCGCGAGTGGTTGCCGAGATCCCAATACGCCTTCGTGCACGGGCTACCCGGGACACCCGGTTTTTTTGAGCGTTACGGCGAGAGCTTCGACCCCAAGGTCGGCGCAGGGGATGTTGAGGTGTGGGTGCCGATTAAATAG